Proteins from one Mucilaginibacter jinjuensis genomic window:
- a CDS encoding RagB/SusD family nutrient uptake outer membrane protein has translation MKNYLEKCFIAISILVIIVFQTACKKQDDFLNAKPNDALAVISTLEDCLTLLSADALINLNDPTLGEISTDDLYLTPARWAGLTTFNVPQEQNAYIWAKNIAEPGAVIRSWSLPYSQVYSANVVLDALPNIKYPSSQQKLYNQIKGSALFYRSIAFYNLLQNFSLPYNPINASSTPGIVLRLTSDINVKVTRSTEQVCYEEVIEDLKESLKLLPMKATYLTQPSQTAVNGLLSRIYLSMGDYANALVYADACLKLNNALTDFNTLQPTTYNLSSTYLNEDIYHTCFDGAISLAINFRGNADTTLYKLYTSNDLRKTVFFIIKSALPVFRGTYDFNGYTYSGIATDEIYLNRAECYARTGNTSAAMTDLNILLIKRWKAGTFIPFSASSSTDALSQILLERRKELIFRGLRWSDLRRLNQEQNLAVTLTRTMNGVTYLLPPNDARYAMPLPEDEIQLDGLQQNQR, from the coding sequence ATGAAAAATTACCTCGAAAAGTGCTTTATAGCAATCAGCATATTGGTGATCATTGTTTTTCAGACAGCCTGTAAAAAGCAGGACGATTTTTTAAATGCTAAACCGAATGATGCATTAGCTGTAATCTCGACACTTGAAGACTGCCTGACCTTATTATCAGCGGATGCTTTAATTAATTTAAACGATCCGACTCTTGGAGAGATATCAACAGATGACCTTTACCTAACTCCGGCAAGGTGGGCTGGTTTAACTACTTTTAATGTCCCGCAGGAACAGAATGCTTATATATGGGCCAAAAATATTGCCGAGCCCGGAGCAGTTATCCGATCGTGGAGTCTACCGTATAGTCAGGTTTATTCGGCTAATGTAGTACTGGACGCGTTGCCGAATATTAAGTATCCCAGTTCCCAACAAAAATTATATAATCAAATTAAAGGTTCTGCATTGTTTTATCGTTCTATTGCTTTTTATAACCTTTTACAAAATTTCAGCTTGCCTTATAACCCAATTAATGCATCAAGCACTCCCGGAATTGTCTTGCGATTAACATCAGATATCAATGTGAAAGTGACCAGGTCGACCGAACAGGTTTGTTACGAAGAGGTCATCGAGGATTTAAAAGAGTCTCTAAAACTTTTACCTATGAAAGCAACCTATTTGACTCAGCCATCCCAAACGGCTGTGAACGGATTATTGTCGCGAATATATCTCTCAATGGGCGATTATGCGAACGCGCTCGTATATGCTGATGCTTGTTTAAAGTTGAATAATGCACTTACTGATTTCAATACTCTTCAGCCGACTACCTATAACTTAAGCAGCACATACTTAAATGAAGACATTTATCACACCTGTTTCGATGGCGCGATTTCTTTGGCCATTAATTTTCGGGGTAACGCGGATACTACTTTATATAAATTATATACGTCAAATGATCTCAGAAAAACCGTATTCTTTATTATCAAGAGTGCCTTACCTGTATTTAGGGGAACTTACGATTTTAACGGCTACACGTACAGTGGCATAGCAACTGATGAAATTTATTTGAACCGGGCAGAGTGTTATGCCAGGACAGGAAATACTTCCGCAGCGATGACTGATCTTAACATACTCCTTATTAAAAGATGGAAAGCAGGTACGTTCATTCCATTTTCAGCCTCTTCTTCAACAGATGCGTTAAGCCAAATATTGCTGGAACGCAGAAAGGAGCTGATTTTTAGAGGGCTTCGGTGGTCGGATTTGAGAAGGCTAAATCAGGAACAGAATCTTGCCGTTACGCTGACAAGAACGATGAATGGGGTCACCTATTTATTGCCTCCGAATGACGCCCGATATGCAATGCCTCTTCCGGAAGATGAAATTCAATTAGATGGTTTACAACAAAATCAACGTTAA
- a CDS encoding TlpA family protein disulfide reductase gives MATPGQIRITGSLPILNDADSVVLQLCKYGVRSFNTTPLNQIYTAPVKHNTFKFMLKSGNAPQYFSITFLVGKESRFLYGNYFLEDGDDVKVDEINSFNYAHFSGHGAEKLNVIYQLSQIDHYYSRLYGSSDTSININQYLKSRDASTIDQLKYLDENKYRISQTAYIIIRSNLLSNNMAKYGFITTYLRSKERSNWQSDYRHYKDLMVGKFSLLKSGGNPYLPYSQSYMLAVLEKFEFDSCLVLNRPYEITKVYQYIKTNFSGFLRDRILTNLIYNSRAGSGISVIVKDAIAIVSNNDFKPVLIKLANQRIKGVKAYNFSLADTSGKIYTLSQFNNKVVVLDLWFSGCGECIAAYPFFKLVEEKFRNDTCVVFISICEDVEKRNWIKSMRTGRYTSNLAVNLYTMGQGDKHDIIRHYDIDGYPTFIVIDKNGRLMENPNNPRIDNGGTLISAIIEGENQ, from the coding sequence ATGGCTACACCCGGTCAAATCAGAATAACTGGCAGTCTTCCAATTTTAAATGATGCTGATTCCGTAGTTCTGCAGCTCTGTAAGTATGGAGTGAGAAGTTTCAATACGACACCGCTGAATCAAATTTACACTGCACCAGTTAAACACAATACTTTTAAATTCATGCTCAAATCGGGCAATGCACCGCAATATTTTAGCATCACATTTCTTGTTGGTAAAGAAAGCAGGTTTCTTTACGGTAATTACTTTCTCGAAGATGGAGATGATGTAAAAGTAGATGAAATTAATAGTTTTAATTATGCTCATTTCTCCGGCCATGGGGCAGAAAAATTAAATGTTATATATCAATTATCACAGATTGATCATTACTACTCCAGACTTTACGGCTCCAGTGACACCTCAATAAATATTAACCAATATTTGAAAAGCCGGGACGCTTCAACCATTGATCAACTTAAATACCTTGATGAAAATAAGTATAGAATTAGTCAGACTGCGTACATTATTATCCGGTCGAATCTATTGAGTAATAACATGGCAAAATATGGTTTTATTACAACATACCTTCGTAGTAAAGAAAGATCTAATTGGCAAAGTGATTACAGGCATTATAAGGATTTAATGGTAGGAAAATTCAGTTTGTTAAAGTCAGGGGGGAACCCATATTTGCCATACTCTCAATCTTATATGCTGGCTGTACTTGAGAAGTTTGAATTTGATTCGTGTCTGGTTTTAAACAGACCCTACGAGATTACTAAAGTTTATCAATATATTAAAACTAACTTCTCCGGTTTTCTCCGCGACCGTATTTTAACTAATCTAATATACAATAGCCGGGCTGGAAGTGGCATCTCTGTAATAGTAAAAGATGCCATAGCAATAGTTTCAAATAATGATTTTAAGCCTGTTCTTATTAAACTCGCTAATCAAAGAATCAAAGGTGTAAAAGCATACAATTTTTCACTTGCTGATACTTCCGGTAAAATTTATACGCTCTCGCAATTCAACAATAAGGTTGTCGTACTCGATCTTTGGTTTTCAGGCTGCGGGGAATGCATTGCAGCGTATCCTTTTTTTAAGCTGGTGGAAGAAAAGTTCAGAAACGATACATGTGTTGTTTTTATTAGTATTTGTGAGGACGTAGAAAAAAGGAATTGGATAAAAAGCATGAGGACTGGCAGATATACGTCTAATTTGGCAGTTAATCTTTATACGATGGGACAGGGTGATAAACATGACATCATTCGGCACTACGATATTGATGGATATCCTACTTTTATAGTTATAGACAAAAATGGTCGCTTAATGGAGAATCCAAATAATCCAAGAATAGATAATGGCGGCACGCTCATCAGTGCAATAATTGAAGGTGAAAACCAGTGA
- a CDS encoding DUF6520 family protein: MKKIKIGLMAFAALTGIGSAFAFNRAPKLAGGATYYSYYDGDDVKWSTTRPTGANANCVASNLACTITSTSANVTSDYINEFPPQHSVLNQNGKSHPGM; the protein is encoded by the coding sequence ATGAAAAAGATCAAAATCGGGCTTATGGCCTTCGCAGCATTGACTGGCATCGGCAGCGCCTTCGCCTTTAACAGAGCACCAAAATTGGCTGGAGGTGCAACCTATTACTCCTACTATGATGGTGACGATGTTAAATGGTCTACCACACGGCCAACTGGTGCAAATGCAAATTGTGTCGCAAGTAATTTAGCTTGCACTATTACATCAACCAGTGCCAACGTGACGAGCGATTACATTAACGAATTCCCGCCGCAGCATTCCGTACTTAATCAAAACGGAAAATCACATCCAGGCATGTAA
- a CDS encoding MauE/DoxX family redox-associated membrane protein — translation MKKALLSEIITSFLILLFVYSSFSKLLDFAAFQRAMHSQPFPTWLASLLTWLIPSLELIVVVLLLLKSTRLAGLSAFLVLMIFFTGYILAILLGLFNTVPCSCGGIIQSLSWGQHLVFNLIFIAMAFFDIKLWNDLS, via the coding sequence ATGAAAAAAGCACTTCTTTCTGAAATTATTACTTCATTCTTGATTCTACTATTTGTTTATTCCAGCTTTAGTAAGCTTTTGGATTTTGCTGCATTCCAAAGAGCGATGCATAGCCAGCCTTTCCCCACATGGCTGGCCAGTTTGTTAACATGGTTAATTCCATCGTTAGAACTGATTGTTGTTGTTTTATTACTACTTAAAAGCACACGATTAGCAGGATTATCGGCTTTCTTAGTTCTCATGATTTTTTTTACTGGCTATATATTGGCAATTCTATTGGGTTTATTTAATACTGTGCCGTGCAGTTGCGGGGGTATTATTCAATCACTGAGCTGGGGACAGCATTTGGTCTTTAACTTAATTTTTATAGCTATGGCTTTTTTTGATATAAAATTATGGAATGATCTGAGCTGA
- a CDS encoding lanthionine synthetase LanC family protein, which translates to METLRNIVSPLENIRTITRSDSKGDRRIAVDYRQYLQNHEISFKVAPPHLVVGTSEVTINWIIHVSVTTQDFNKLIDKLLQFLPKQNISFAIPENSGIHTYFLDGSYGKDFIGKVVTIFCASDINLDPFVQHLIDITAQLHGPAIPSAYYIGGCVYIQYSGKNENLDSWPLSNFKKPKPEKKLKKLKKFLLVDLLKSDAKGNVYKALDLNNWLAISWCVVKEGKLFQCSDDYGRTIKDRLKWQFELLARLFSQIPVSKPLGFFEIGGNSYLATEFVRGKILYELIAEIQQGKIWFSLEKDDKRKLLKFILQLIKLVNLFHVKGVVHRDINPGNFIMTDDRGIVAIDIELAYDSDRKYPNPPFSFGTPGYISPQQQRFETPDFSDDIYSIGALIIKIMTGLSPGKFENKLSLNYQLEWFIKNNSISSMITACLNNDPKVRPSLQSICHTLKVYDILLLTDNIIKLDEAPDRDNNFLKSTIQNCLNAFLNIMPQTPAGLWLFRGVSNGSLLANEFRGFQNISGFANGLAGVLYVIALCEKFHFNTVLLQGHIQKSSEAIEKAFDENSQYPGLLKGSMGLGVAINQLILSNLVESSLLKHDLIYRCLNNLAFEFNVADGIAGRGIAFLQCESNNRLPSCYDELSNIAYQLLEAQNNDGSWLIKKDKSRSKGIKLYGFLYGIAGIVYFLIEYIARYEDVRITAAIQKGLAFLLRGRKPNNGKLCWTVSSINDNFDPWFEYGFSGIALTFIKAYQVIGDDSYKEAAESALYCHPEFISSNYLTIGNGLAGLGEIYLEAYRIFKNNKWLKRADHIADLFAHSYRQDEDQSIYWLNGHATSPEGGFMEGNSGIIHFLLHYLNPQEISFPFNLN; encoded by the coding sequence ATGGAAACACTTAGAAATATTGTCTCTCCATTAGAAAATATCCGAACAATTACCAGATCGGACTCAAAAGGAGATAGAAGGATAGCGGTCGATTACCGCCAATATTTACAGAACCATGAAATAAGTTTTAAAGTTGCTCCACCTCACTTAGTCGTCGGCACTTCTGAGGTTACTATAAACTGGATCATTCATGTATCAGTCACAACACAGGATTTCAATAAATTAATTGATAAATTATTACAATTTCTGCCAAAACAAAATATTTCTTTTGCCATACCAGAAAATAGTGGAATACACACTTATTTTTTGGATGGCTCCTATGGAAAGGATTTCATTGGAAAAGTAGTAACAATATTTTGTGCCTCCGATATTAATCTTGACCCGTTCGTACAACACCTGATTGACATCACTGCGCAATTACATGGGCCGGCTATTCCGTCTGCATATTATATAGGAGGATGTGTATACATTCAGTATTCAGGTAAAAACGAGAATTTAGATAGCTGGCCACTGTCGAATTTTAAAAAACCGAAACCAGAAAAGAAATTAAAGAAATTAAAAAAGTTCCTCCTAGTTGATTTGTTAAAGTCAGATGCCAAGGGTAATGTATATAAAGCATTGGATCTTAATAACTGGCTGGCGATCAGCTGGTGTGTTGTTAAGGAGGGAAAATTATTTCAATGTTCGGATGACTATGGAAGAACAATTAAAGACCGTTTAAAATGGCAATTCGAATTATTGGCTCGGTTATTTTCCCAAATCCCTGTTTCCAAACCACTTGGATTCTTTGAAATAGGCGGCAATTCTTATCTCGCTACAGAATTTGTAAGAGGCAAGATTCTCTATGAGCTTATAGCTGAAATCCAACAAGGGAAAATATGGTTTTCGTTGGAAAAAGACGACAAAAGGAAACTATTAAAATTTATACTCCAACTTATAAAGCTTGTCAACCTGTTTCATGTTAAGGGTGTTGTTCACCGGGATATTAATCCAGGAAATTTTATTATGACCGATGACCGTGGTATTGTCGCCATTGATATCGAATTAGCGTATGATTCTGATCGTAAGTACCCCAATCCACCATTTAGCTTCGGGACGCCCGGATATATTTCGCCTCAACAGCAGCGCTTTGAAACGCCAGATTTTTCTGACGACATCTATAGCATTGGTGCTTTAATTATCAAAATTATGACAGGCCTCTCTCCGGGAAAATTCGAAAATAAGCTTTCCCTTAATTATCAGCTTGAGTGGTTCATTAAAAACAATTCCATTAGCTCAATGATTACAGCATGTCTTAATAACGACCCAAAAGTCCGACCTTCTTTGCAATCCATCTGTCATACCCTAAAAGTTTATGATATCCTGCTATTAACCGATAATATCATAAAACTTGATGAGGCGCCTGATAGAGATAATAATTTTTTAAAATCTACAATACAAAATTGTCTGAATGCCTTCCTCAATATCATGCCACAGACTCCGGCTGGTTTATGGCTTTTTAGGGGTGTATCAAACGGAAGTTTATTGGCAAATGAATTCAGGGGGTTTCAAAATATATCGGGATTCGCTAACGGCTTAGCAGGAGTTTTGTATGTTATTGCCCTCTGTGAAAAATTCCATTTCAATACAGTTTTACTCCAGGGACACATTCAAAAAAGTTCTGAAGCTATTGAAAAAGCGTTTGATGAAAATAGTCAATACCCTGGATTATTAAAAGGCAGCATGGGACTTGGGGTAGCAATAAATCAGCTCATTTTATCCAATTTAGTTGAAAGCAGCCTGTTAAAACATGATCTGATTTATAGATGTCTGAACAATCTGGCATTTGAATTCAATGTTGCCGACGGCATTGCCGGCCGGGGCATTGCCTTTTTGCAATGCGAATCAAATAATCGGTTGCCTTCCTGCTATGATGAACTTTCAAATATTGCTTATCAGCTTTTAGAAGCACAAAATAATGATGGCTCATGGCTAATAAAAAAAGATAAATCACGCTCAAAAGGCATTAAGCTATATGGCTTCCTTTACGGCATTGCAGGTATAGTTTATTTTTTAATAGAATATATAGCAAGATATGAGGACGTGCGAATAACAGCCGCCATACAAAAAGGCCTGGCATTTCTCTTGAGGGGGAGAAAGCCTAATAACGGTAAACTTTGCTGGACAGTTAGTTCTATTAATGATAATTTTGATCCGTGGTTTGAATATGGGTTTTCCGGTATCGCATTAACATTTATTAAGGCCTATCAGGTGATCGGTGATGACAGTTATAAAGAGGCAGCAGAATCAGCATTATATTGTCACCCTGAATTTATTTCATCAAATTATCTGACTATTGGCAACGGATTAGCTGGTTTGGGAGAAATTTATCTCGAAGCCTACCGAATATTTAAAAATAATAAATGGCTTAAACGGGCCGACCATATTGCTGACCTGTTTGCCCATTCTTACCGGCAAGATGAAGATCAAAGCATTTATTGGCTAAATGGACACGCCACATCCCCCGAAGGCGGCTTCATGGAGGGAAATTCAGGAATTATTCACTTTCTGCTGCATTATTTAAACCCACAAGAAATCAGTTTCCCCTTTAACCTTAACTAG
- a CDS encoding Crp/Fnr family transcriptional regulator, giving the protein MTDTATFMQRLNKTKLLPVRMTNLMMESLRVNRFEAHETFLSPGNYAGSIYFIQSGLVRGAIEGSSEKITTWFKQEGDIILPSGIFTQLPSEEYIAAVAKTTLLALPFKHIQNIITANAELMELFVLLLSENNNEAHSREKLLRLPSAKDRYNFISQNQDFVLKRVPHYLIASYLNVTKETFSRLHKGLDY; this is encoded by the coding sequence ATGACAGACACAGCCACGTTTATGCAGCGATTAAATAAAACGAAATTATTGCCTGTAAGAATGACCAATTTGATGATGGAAAGCCTACGGGTTAACAGGTTTGAAGCCCACGAGACATTTCTATCTCCGGGAAACTATGCGGGCTCCATTTACTTTATACAATCCGGTTTGGTAAGAGGCGCAATTGAAGGAAGTTCAGAAAAAATCACGACTTGGTTTAAACAAGAAGGCGACATTATTCTCCCATCAGGTATCTTTACTCAGCTTCCAAGTGAAGAATATATTGCCGCAGTGGCTAAAACAACGCTATTGGCATTACCGTTCAAGCACATACAAAATATTATAACTGCCAACGCAGAACTAATGGAACTATTTGTACTGTTATTATCAGAGAATAACAACGAAGCACATTCCCGGGAGAAACTCCTACGTTTACCATCCGCTAAAGATCGTTATAATTTTATATCTCAAAATCAGGATTTTGTTTTGAAGCGCGTTCCTCACTACCTCATTGCATCTTATTTAAATGTGACTAAAGAAACTTTCAGCAGGCTCCATAAGGGTCTTGATTATTGA
- a CDS encoding RteC domain-containing protein encodes MVEILNQLFLFWKIIGSTANDMVLKRYMDDWRNLLWQVELNGLLSPADRISSLNTLAVLSDRIYERYRKMPKPAYYILLNSIEQLLAERDVPTNFASMQIKVNIAGLRRQIEGLLLGLSLPKELSLALNEALKDIVQKINYTNQTQDILSGLVRWLQKNEVGLQSEIVLDQLISFNFNHPFVTDYIIGTYRTSMPDGEGMKEIVKKQCYLMDKERYVKYLGLYKKVGLCADFPPLFVQLISYFKLELKWLNQRMKQNRYTGHFLYEGSSPEMSNPKAKSTKKFQTRWPADKSDLVELAYALYIYMRKRGSKVTIAELANWLENTFRVSLSRYSHRFAEIKMRKLTRPSKFLDVLVTEFLIYVEEGDAYQAEMI; translated from the coding sequence ATGGTTGAAATATTAAATCAATTATTCCTTTTCTGGAAGATAATAGGGTCAACTGCCAATGATATGGTTTTAAAAAGGTATATGGATGACTGGAGAAATCTCCTTTGGCAGGTTGAGTTGAATGGGCTTCTATCACCTGCCGATAGAATATCATCGCTCAATACTCTTGCGGTACTGAGCGACCGGATATATGAAAGATATAGAAAAATGCCTAAACCAGCCTATTATATATTATTGAATTCTATAGAACAATTGCTCGCTGAACGAGATGTGCCTACCAATTTTGCCAGTATGCAGATTAAGGTTAATATTGCGGGGCTTCGAAGGCAAATTGAAGGATTATTACTGGGTTTGTCTCTACCTAAAGAACTGTCACTTGCGCTGAACGAAGCGCTCAAAGACATCGTCCAGAAAATAAACTATACTAATCAGACACAGGATATCCTATCAGGCTTGGTTCGCTGGCTTCAGAAAAATGAAGTAGGATTGCAATCTGAAATTGTACTAGACCAGCTCATTTCTTTTAACTTTAATCATCCTTTTGTAACAGATTATATAATAGGTACTTATAGAACATCAATGCCGGATGGGGAGGGGATGAAAGAGATTGTTAAAAAGCAATGCTATTTGATGGATAAAGAGCGCTACGTCAAGTACCTCGGTCTTTACAAAAAAGTTGGGCTTTGTGCTGATTTTCCTCCACTATTTGTTCAATTGATAAGTTATTTCAAATTAGAATTAAAGTGGTTGAATCAACGAATGAAGCAAAATCGTTATACAGGTCATTTCCTCTATGAAGGAAGTTCACCGGAAATGAGTAACCCTAAAGCAAAATCGACGAAGAAGTTTCAAACCAGATGGCCCGCTGATAAATCGGACTTAGTAGAATTAGCTTACGCGTTATATATTTACATGCGTAAGCGGGGAAGTAAGGTGACAATAGCAGAATTAGCTAATTGGCTTGAGAATACTTTTCGGGTGAGTTTATCTCGTTACTCGCACCGATTTGCCGAAATTAAAATGCGCAAATTGACAAGACCATCAAAGTTTCTTGATGTACTTGTTACAGAGTTTCTAATTTATGTTGAGGAAGGAGATGCATATCAGGCAGAAATGATTTAG
- a CDS encoding HNH endonuclease domain-containing protein — MEKYSNVNNQMNIPVDETLPVSTFAQCFNSVTNAYKYYWFWAILDHVTLSTELFISYSELSRRMLALAWYPLDYYKLSFGPQDSFIRLVKRISALMTVDNRPGAAPLFQQMQKRLPLNDLQVMDAEITETLKRYVIYRFLSPFFPAELRGQKDAAKNKIIERLTAKSTIVPYKIEAEGIRLSEDWMPYFRRHQFMLLGFMKWQLLRFLQRNNPNVIGLVEKLEKPDRRDLAFAKRAWELYLGDNPFHCIYSGKIITLENYSLDHFLPWSFTAHDLLWNLVPTTKSINSIKGNKLPNLDKLLEPFCCVQYHFHRYHQQQGNKAVQSDYQYLAENLSKRTFIKKLSIELRNHHRVAESLGFASLLSF; from the coding sequence GTGGAAAAATACTCTAATGTTAACAATCAGATGAATATTCCTGTTGACGAAACGCTTCCTGTTAGCACTTTTGCCCAGTGCTTCAATTCGGTGACCAACGCCTATAAATACTATTGGTTCTGGGCTATACTCGATCATGTCACCCTGTCAACGGAGCTCTTTATTTCTTACTCGGAATTGTCAAGACGCATGCTCGCACTTGCCTGGTATCCCCTGGACTATTATAAATTGTCTTTCGGTCCGCAAGATAGCTTTATAAGGCTTGTCAAACGCATATCCGCACTGATGACTGTTGATAACCGTCCCGGCGCTGCACCACTGTTCCAACAAATGCAAAAACGGTTACCGCTAAACGATCTGCAAGTTATGGACGCCGAGATTACCGAAACATTAAAAAGATACGTCATCTATCGGTTCCTAAGCCCATTCTTTCCCGCTGAGCTGCGCGGGCAAAAGGATGCCGCTAAAAACAAGATAATTGAACGGCTTACTGCAAAATCGACGATAGTTCCCTATAAAATCGAAGCTGAGGGCATCCGTTTATCGGAAGACTGGATGCCTTATTTTCGCCGGCACCAATTTATGCTGCTGGGCTTTATGAAATGGCAACTGCTCAGGTTCCTGCAGAGAAACAATCCGAATGTAATCGGACTAGTAGAAAAACTCGAAAAGCCAGATAGGAGGGATTTAGCCTTTGCTAAAAGAGCATGGGAGTTGTACCTGGGAGATAATCCTTTTCATTGCATATATTCAGGTAAAATAATTACACTTGAAAATTACAGCCTGGATCATTTTTTGCCCTGGAGTTTTACTGCCCATGATCTGTTATGGAATCTGGTCCCAACCACAAAAAGCATTAACTCCATTAAAGGTAACAAGTTGCCAAATCTAGATAAGCTGTTAGAGCCGTTCTGCTGCGTCCAGTACCATTTCCACCGTTATCATCAACAACAAGGAAACAAAGCGGTGCAGTCTGACTATCAATACTTAGCTGAGAACTTATCTAAAAGGACATTCATTAAAAAACTGAGTATTGAACTTCGAAATCATCACCGAGTCGCCGAAAGCCTTGGCTTTGCCAGTCTACTTTCGTTTTGA
- the dndC gene encoding DNA phosphorothioation system sulfurtransferase DndC has protein sequence MSLDIKFLESEITDQYLNDDNPRPWIIGFSGGKDSTMLLQLVWSALRKLPPELRRRHIHVVCNDTLVENPKIAQFIRVTLQNIQTAAAQQSMPLTVHETSPRLEETFWVNLLGKGYPAPNNMFRWCTERLKINPTTDFIKNKIDEAGEVVILLGTRSAESTNRARSIKKYEVKGERLRKHVLPNAYVFALIKDVETEEVWQYLLQVEPPWGGSNRPLVTLYRNANGGDCPLVIDTTTPSCGNSRFGCWVCTVVNRDKSMEALIDNGEDWMEPLSEFRDLLQETRNEREWRQMQRRNSDVVGEDVWGPYYPEKRAVLLRSLLKVQKEVQLYDPELILVNYQELVAIQVIWHRDSIFNQSVAEIYNEVYGTQMRNEDFNDQDIFENEILKDVCQDEDDFQLINELLEIQKSKYILVNNYGLQNDLDVHLERFIKNRN, from the coding sequence ATGTCTTTGGATATCAAATTTTTAGAGTCGGAAATTACCGATCAATACCTGAATGATGACAATCCAAGACCTTGGATTATCGGTTTTAGCGGGGGTAAGGATTCTACCATGTTGTTACAACTGGTTTGGTCGGCCCTACGCAAGCTTCCGCCGGAACTCAGGCGACGACACATTCATGTGGTGTGTAACGACACGCTGGTGGAAAATCCCAAAATCGCGCAATTCATTCGTGTAACGCTTCAAAATATACAAACGGCTGCCGCTCAGCAAAGTATGCCGCTAACCGTACATGAAACCTCACCAAGGTTGGAGGAAACCTTTTGGGTCAACTTACTAGGTAAAGGTTATCCGGCGCCCAATAATATGTTCCGCTGGTGTACAGAGCGGTTAAAGATCAATCCGACCACTGATTTTATCAAAAATAAGATCGACGAAGCCGGTGAAGTAGTAATCCTGCTAGGTACCCGCAGTGCAGAAAGTACAAACCGTGCCCGCAGTATCAAGAAATACGAAGTGAAAGGCGAACGCCTGCGCAAGCACGTGCTGCCGAATGCCTATGTTTTTGCGCTGATCAAGGATGTGGAGACCGAAGAGGTCTGGCAATACCTGTTACAGGTGGAACCACCATGGGGCGGTTCTAACCGGCCGCTGGTGACCCTGTACCGGAACGCTAATGGCGGGGATTGCCCCTTGGTAATCGATACGACGACTCCTTCCTGCGGTAACAGCCGTTTTGGCTGCTGGGTCTGTACGGTGGTCAACCGGGACAAATCGATGGAAGCACTGATCGATAACGGGGAGGACTGGATGGAGCCGCTTTCCGAGTTCCGCGACCTGTTGCAGGAAACGCGTAACGAGCGGGAATGGCGGCAGATGCAACGCCGTAATAGCGATGTGGTGGGTGAGGATGTCTGGGGGCCTTATTACCCGGAGAAACGAGCTGTATTACTGCGTTCGCTGCTGAAAGTGCAAAAGGAGGTCCAGTTGTATGACCCCGAACTGATCTTGGTTAATTACCAGGAACTGGTCGCCATACAGGTAATCTGGCACCGCGATTCGATCTTTAACCAAAGCGTAGCGGAAATTTATAACGAAGTATATGGCACACAAATGCGTAATGAGGACTTCAACGACCAGGATATCTTTGAGAACGAAATACTTAAAGACGTTTGCCAGGATGAGGATGATTTTCAACTGATCAATGAATTGCTGGAGATCCAGAAATCTAAATATATCCTCGTGAATAATTACGGTCTGCAAAATGACCTCGATGTACACCTGGAACGCTTCATCAAAAACCGCAACTGA